In the genome of Vibrio sp. NTOU-M3, one region contains:
- the sdhD gene encoding succinate dehydrogenase, hydrophobic membrane anchor protein, with amino-acid sequence MVKHVSSFGRNGVHDFLLIRATAIIMTLYTIYLVSFCAFTDISYASWTQFFGGTFTKVFTMLALASVLIHAWIGLWQVLTDYIKCTKLRGALQLSVIAVLLGYFFSGLFILWGA; translated from the coding sequence ATGGTAAAACACGTTTCCTCTTTTGGTCGTAATGGTGTGCATGATTTCCTATTGATCCGTGCAACAGCCATCATTATGACGTTATACACTATCTATTTAGTGAGCTTCTGTGCGTTCACTGATATCTCTTACGCATCTTGGACCCAATTCTTTGGTGGTACTTTTACTAAAGTATTTACCATGCTTGCTTTGGCTTCCGTTTTAATTCATGCCTGGATTGGCTTGTGGCAAGTGCTAACTGATTACATCAAGTGCACCAAGCTACGAGGTGCACTTCAATTAAGTGTGATAGCCGTGCTATTGGGTTATTTCTTCTCTGGTCTGTTTATTTTGTGGGGTGCGTAA
- the sdhC gene encoding succinate dehydrogenase cytochrome b556 subunit, giving the protein MSKPVKERKSRPVNLDLQTIRFPITAIASILHRVSGVITFVALGILLWLLSISLSSPVGFMEASDIVDGFFVKLILWGILTALAYHIAGGIRHLLMDLGHFEELESGALSAKVAFGATAVLSLLAGIMVW; this is encoded by the coding sequence GTGAGCAAGCCCGTGAAAGAAAGAAAGTCAAGACCTGTAAATCTAGATCTACAGACCATTCGCTTTCCTATCACTGCAATCGCATCAATATTACACCGGGTATCTGGTGTAATCACGTTTGTAGCGCTAGGTATTTTGTTATGGTTGCTGTCCATTTCTCTGTCATCCCCTGTTGGGTTCATGGAAGCCAGCGATATTGTCGATGGTTTTTTTGTGAAGCTAATTCTTTGGGGAATACTAACTGCTTTGGCCTATCATATTGCGGGTGGTATTCGCCACTTGCTAATGGATCTCGGTCATTTTGAAGAACTTGAGTCAGGAGCATTGAGTGCCAAAGTGGCATTTGGTGCGACGGCAGTTTTATCGTTATTGGCGGGGATTATGGTATGGTAA
- a CDS encoding citrate synthase translates to MADKKATLHIEGKAPIELPIMDGTIGPQVIDVRKLGANGFFTFDPGFLATASCESQITYIDGAKGVLLHRGFPIDQLANNADYLEVCYILLYGEAPTREQYEKFKTTVTRHTMVHEQIASFFHGFRRDAHPMAVMCGVVGALAAFYHDSLDIHNDTHREIAAYRLLSKMPTLAAMCYKYSIGQPFIYPRNDLSYAENFLHMMFANPCEEYEVNPVVARAMDKIFTLHADHEQNASTSTVRLAGSSGANPFACIAAGIASLWGPAHGGANEACLKMLEEIGSVDNIPEYVERAKDKDDPFRLMGFGHRVYKNYDPRATVMREACHEVLKELNIQDPLLDVAMELERIALSDEYFVEKKLYPNVDFYSGIILKAIGIPVSMFTVIFAMSRTIGWIAHWNEMHSDPGNRIGRPRQLYTGETQREFSPLHERE, encoded by the coding sequence ATGGCAGATAAGAAAGCGACCCTTCATATTGAAGGTAAAGCGCCAATCGAACTGCCGATTATGGACGGGACTATTGGCCCGCAAGTAATCGATGTTCGAAAACTGGGAGCAAATGGATTTTTTACTTTTGACCCTGGTTTTCTTGCCACTGCATCTTGTGAATCTCAAATCACCTACATCGATGGCGCTAAGGGCGTGTTACTGCACCGAGGCTTTCCAATCGATCAGTTAGCAAATAACGCTGACTACTTAGAAGTTTGTTACATTCTTCTTTACGGTGAAGCCCCTACTCGTGAGCAATACGAAAAATTTAAAACGACGGTTACCCGCCACACAATGGTCCATGAGCAAATTGCTAGCTTCTTCCACGGATTCCGCCGTGATGCGCACCCAATGGCTGTAATGTGTGGTGTTGTTGGTGCTCTAGCCGCGTTTTACCATGATTCCCTAGATATCCATAACGATACGCACCGTGAAATCGCTGCTTATCGTTTACTATCAAAGATGCCTACCTTGGCTGCGATGTGTTACAAATACTCTATCGGCCAACCATTCATTTATCCACGTAATGACCTAAGTTACGCAGAAAACTTCCTTCACATGATGTTTGCAAACCCTTGTGAGGAATACGAAGTGAATCCTGTGGTTGCACGTGCTATGGATAAGATTTTCACGCTTCACGCAGACCACGAGCAAAATGCTTCCACTTCAACGGTTCGATTAGCTGGATCTTCTGGTGCAAACCCATTTGCATGTATTGCTGCTGGTATTGCGTCTCTGTGGGGTCCTGCACACGGTGGTGCAAACGAAGCGTGTCTGAAGATGCTTGAAGAGATCGGCAGTGTAGATAACATTCCTGAGTACGTAGAGCGTGCGAAAGACAAAGATGACCCATTCCGTCTAATGGGCTTTGGGCACCGTGTTTATAAGAACTACGACCCTCGTGCAACAGTAATGCGGGAAGCTTGTCACGAAGTGCTTAAGGAACTTAATATCCAAGATCCACTTTTAGATGTGGCAATGGAGCTTGAGCGAATTGCACTCTCTGATGAATATTTCGTAGAGAAGAAACTATACCCGAATGTTGATTTCTACTCGGGAATCATTTTAAAAGCGATTGGTATTCCTGTCTCTATGTTCACAGTGATCTTTGCTATGTCTCGTACAATTGGATGGATCGCCCACTGGAATGAAATGCATAGTGATCCAGGCAACCGAATTGGCCGCCCTCGCCAGCTTTACACGGGTGAAACACAGCGTGAGTTTTCACCACTTCACGAACGTGAATAA
- a CDS encoding Nif3-like dinuclear metal center hexameric protein yields MNNLHLEKILNEKLSPQLIKDYAPNGIQVEGKSEIKRIITGVTASQALIDKAIELEADALLVHHGYFWKGEPEPIRGMKGKRIRSLIKNDINLYGYHLPLDIHPELGNNAELARLLEIEVEGGLEGHPQSVAMFGRLKQAMTGAEFANKINLVLNREPLHIAPENADKMIETVGWCTGGGQDFIELATQHGLDAFISGEISERTTYTARELDIHYFSAGHHATERYGIKALGEWLVREHDLEVEFIDIDNPV; encoded by the coding sequence ATGAACAATTTACATCTGGAAAAGATCCTCAACGAGAAACTGTCGCCGCAACTTATCAAAGACTATGCTCCAAATGGTATACAAGTTGAGGGTAAATCAGAAATCAAACGTATTATTACGGGTGTAACTGCTTCGCAAGCACTGATCGATAAAGCTATCGAGTTGGAAGCAGATGCATTGCTTGTTCATCACGGCTATTTTTGGAAAGGTGAACCTGAGCCAATTCGTGGCATGAAAGGAAAGCGTATCCGTAGTTTGATTAAAAATGATATCAACCTGTACGGGTACCACTTACCGTTAGATATTCACCCTGAACTTGGTAATAACGCAGAACTTGCACGTTTATTGGAAATTGAAGTGGAAGGCGGGCTTGAAGGCCACCCTCAATCAGTTGCTATGTTTGGTCGTTTAAAGCAAGCGATGACAGGTGCTGAGTTTGCTAACAAAATCAATCTAGTATTAAACCGTGAACCCCTACATATTGCACCTGAAAATGCGGATAAAATGATAGAGACAGTCGGTTGGTGCACTGGCGGAGGTCAGGATTTCATTGAGCTAGCTACTCAGCATGGATTAGATGCGTTTATTTCGGGAGAGATCTCAGAACGTACGACTTACACCGCTCGTGAGTTGGATATTCATTACTTTTCAGCTGGTCACCACGCAACGGAACGTTACGGTATTAAAGCTCTGGGAGAATGGTTAGTAAGAGAGCATGACCTTGAAGTTGAATTTATTGATATCGATAACCCAGTATAA
- a CDS encoding DUF1853 family protein has product MNSLQRFYQWIANTPPLFKLKSPFATVEEIPSHPLPEDENYNGNPRLGFLYQHLCTKLLTSSPRYELIAEEIQLNDATGRTIGAVDLILKNLETNQHEHWEVAIKFYLLHEGIWYGPNAHDQLHKKLDRMLTHQLKMSQRDEFRQQLPLGSMPSEHLLIQGRLYINPFSTEPLPTSCLGYELDSNQISGYWCYQNQWDLIKEPLYAVSKPLWAIGNNEFLEPIDKPSNRFIHAQTKSGQFWFVVPDTWPN; this is encoded by the coding sequence ATGAATTCGCTACAACGTTTCTACCAATGGATTGCAAACACGCCTCCACTATTTAAACTCAAATCTCCTTTTGCCACTGTTGAAGAGATTCCCAGTCACCCCTTACCAGAAGATGAAAATTATAATGGTAATCCTCGACTTGGTTTTCTATACCAACACCTTTGCACCAAGCTGCTAACTAGCTCACCTCGATATGAATTGATTGCTGAAGAAATTCAACTCAATGACGCGACTGGACGCACAATTGGTGCTGTCGACTTGATCCTGAAAAATCTGGAAACCAATCAACACGAACACTGGGAAGTGGCAATTAAGTTCTACTTATTACATGAAGGTATTTGGTATGGACCGAATGCTCACGATCAGCTACATAAAAAGCTCGATCGCATGCTGACCCACCAACTAAAAATGAGTCAGAGAGATGAATTCCGTCAACAACTGCCTTTGGGGAGCATGCCGAGCGAACATTTACTGATACAGGGACGCCTTTACATCAACCCTTTCTCAACGGAACCATTGCCGACAAGCTGTCTGGGTTACGAGTTAGACTCTAACCAAATATCTGGTTATTGGTGCTATCAAAATCAATGGGATCTAATTAAAGAGCCGCTCTACGCTGTTTCTAAACCATTATGGGCAATAGGTAATAATGAGTTCTTGGAACCCATAGATAAGCCATCAAACCGGTTCATTCATGCTCAGACTAAGAGCGGGCAATTCTGGTTTGTCGTACCGGATACTTGGCCGAATTAA